A DNA window from Bacteroides cellulosilyticus contains the following coding sequences:
- a CDS encoding RagB/SusD family nutrient uptake outer membrane protein, whose amino-acid sequence MKNRIVISLLAGTLALGACNLDETPYGFYSEDNFFKTAADAEAAVMYAYGTLNYLEYSRTIFFLGDMASETMTTKSDASADNQDLNNWKVGNFKTNGSLENFFKYAFIGVNRANAVIKKVPDAGFNQEQKDLFLGEAYFLRAWNYFNLVRNFGLVPLHKSVVETVDQTSTALAPDMDAMYDLILSDCRRAAELLPVYETPKIGRADRVAAQALAAKAYLYVASAKEHGVKLYRDMHRDATVMYDSAAYFAGEVIEKQSVYGFESSLLDIYDVEKARGKEHIFIMAMDRSGSSEGQYSKISKMFIPYIDGATLYLKQGDKDEYIPTHDGWGEYQTTVAFYNTFDANDKRKTELIVDKVYKADGTLLGEYPGKIPYPFCRKYIDPKFEGDKTSTRPFLLRFSDVALIYAEAAGPTAKAYELVNFIRSRAGLGDMKPNLGKDEFRREILKERTFELAFEGDHVYDLRRWNRITTDVPEAAGLSEDQVTFYPIPQAEINLNGSLRP is encoded by the coding sequence ATGAAAAATAGAATTGTAATATCACTGCTTGCCGGAACCCTGGCATTGGGAGCATGCAATCTGGATGAGACTCCTTACGGGTTCTATTCTGAAGATAATTTCTTCAAGACGGCAGCCGATGCAGAGGCCGCAGTTATGTATGCGTATGGCACGCTGAACTACTTGGAATATTCCAGAACCATTTTCTTTTTGGGTGATATGGCAAGTGAAACCATGACGACCAAGTCGGATGCAAGTGCTGACAATCAGGACCTGAATAACTGGAAAGTGGGTAACTTTAAAACAAACGGTTCGTTGGAGAATTTCTTCAAGTATGCCTTCATCGGGGTGAACCGTGCCAATGCCGTCATTAAAAAAGTTCCGGATGCAGGCTTCAACCAAGAGCAAAAAGACCTTTTTCTGGGTGAGGCTTATTTCCTCCGCGCCTGGAATTACTTTAACCTGGTGCGTAACTTCGGCCTTGTTCCTTTGCATAAATCAGTAGTGGAAACGGTGGATCAGACTTCAACCGCTCTTGCGCCTGATATGGATGCCATGTACGACCTGATTCTTTCGGATTGCCGCCGGGCTGCAGAGTTACTGCCTGTTTATGAAACTCCTAAGATAGGGCGTGCCGACCGGGTGGCTGCGCAGGCCCTGGCTGCAAAGGCATACTTGTATGTGGCGTCGGCTAAAGAACATGGGGTGAAACTCTATCGTGATATGCACCGCGATGCAACAGTCATGTACGACAGTGCAGCATATTTTGCAGGTGAAGTGATTGAAAAGCAGTCGGTATATGGCTTCGAGAGCTCGCTGCTTGATATTTATGACGTTGAGAAAGCACGCGGCAAAGAACATATCTTTATCATGGCGATGGACCGGAGCGGTTCTTCCGAAGGGCAATACTCTAAAATATCCAAGATGTTTATTCCTTATATAGACGGAGCCACTCTGTATCTGAAACAGGGGGACAAGGATGAGTATATCCCCACTCATGACGGTTGGGGCGAATATCAGACCACGGTTGCTTTTTATAATACTTTTGATGCAAATGATAAGCGTAAAACAGAGCTTATTGTTGATAAAGTCTACAAGGCAGATGGTACGCTGCTGGGAGAATATCCCGGAAAGATTCCTTATCCGTTCTGTCGCAAATATATAGACCCGAAGTTTGAAGGTGACAAGACCAGTACCCGGCCTTTCCTGCTCCGTTTCTCTGATGTGGCGCTTATTTATGCAGAGGCGGCAGGTCCTACGGCTAAGGCTTATGAACTGGTAAACTTCATTCGTAGCCGTGCCGGTTTGGGAGATATGAAACCGAATCTGGGGAAAGATGAATTCCGCAGGGAAATACTGAAAGAGAGAACTTTTGAACTTGCCTTTGAAGGCGATCATGTATATGATTTGCGCCGATGGAACCGGATTACGACGGATGTTCCCGAGGCGGCCGGGCTTTCGGAAGATCAGGTGACTTTCTATCCGATACCGCAGGCTGAAATAAATTTGAATGGAAGTCTCAGACCTTAA
- a CDS encoding glycoside hydrolase family 26 protein: MKKVYMAIFIALLGCSSCSKDNDEPAPEPPCTETVELSMADKSATAETKALYARLWDIQQTGFMFGHHDDLFYGRKWYDVSGNSDTKEVCGDYPAVFSVDFAEIMDDRCEGNEANAIRKRCILEARRRGEVIIACCHLNNPLTGGDSWDNSSAEVVRGILEDGSAVQAKFKTWLDRLATFAGELKDDQGKPIPVIFRPFHEHTQTWSWWGKSCTTEAEFIGLWKFTVNYLRDTKGIHQFIYAISPQMDSVKREEDFLFRWPGDEYVDFIGMDCYHGLNPATFSSNLKTISELSKKKKKPCGVTETGVEGFTDKDYWSKQILTPATGRKVSMIVMWRNKFVGGNESDMHYFSVFKGHASEADFIKFHANELTFFSSDLPDMYQMPENVEVK; encoded by the coding sequence ATGAAAAAAGTATATATGGCAATCTTTATTGCCTTGTTGGGCTGTTCGTCCTGTTCTAAAGATAATGATGAGCCTGCACCCGAACCGCCGTGTACCGAAACTGTAGAACTGAGCATGGCAGATAAAAGTGCAACAGCCGAAACTAAGGCCTTGTATGCCCGTCTATGGGATATACAGCAAACCGGATTCATGTTCGGACACCATGATGATTTGTTCTATGGCCGTAAATGGTATGATGTTTCGGGCAATTCTGATACGAAGGAGGTATGCGGAGATTATCCGGCTGTATTCAGTGTAGATTTTGCGGAGATTATGGATGATCGCTGCGAGGGGAATGAGGCTAACGCTATTCGCAAACGCTGTATTCTTGAGGCACGTCGTCGTGGGGAGGTAATTATTGCATGCTGCCACCTGAATAATCCCTTGACCGGAGGTGATTCGTGGGATAATTCGAGTGCCGAAGTCGTACGTGGGATTCTTGAAGACGGGAGTGCCGTACAGGCTAAGTTTAAGACCTGGCTTGATCGCCTGGCTACATTTGCCGGTGAATTGAAAGATGATCAGGGGAAGCCGATCCCTGTTATTTTCCGTCCTTTCCATGAGCATACGCAGACTTGGTCGTGGTGGGGGAAAAGTTGCACTACGGAGGCGGAGTTTATCGGTCTCTGGAAGTTTACAGTCAATTATCTTCGTGATACAAAAGGTATACACCAGTTTATCTATGCCATTTCCCCGCAGATGGATTCCGTGAAGCGTGAAGAGGACTTCCTTTTCCGTTGGCCGGGTGATGAGTATGTAGATTTTATAGGTATGGATTGTTACCACGGTCTGAATCCTGCCACTTTCTCTTCCAATCTAAAGACTATTTCCGAATTATCGAAGAAAAAGAAGAAGCCTTGCGGGGTGACGGAAACCGGTGTCGAAGGATTTACTGATAAGGATTATTGGAGTAAGCAGATACTTACTCCTGCAACTGGGCGCAAAGTCAGCATGATTGTGATGTGGCGCAATAAGTTTGTCGGAGGCAACGAATCGGATATGCATTATTTCTCTGTATTCAAGGGGCATGCTTCTGAGGCGGATTTCATTAAGTTCCATGCTAATGAGCTTACTTTCTTCAGTAGCGATCTGCCGGACATGTATCAGATGCCTGAGAATGTGGAGGTGAAATAA
- a CDS encoding beta-mannosidase: protein MKKPNLNMKRASLLTSSLLCSALLIAVPLRKELNEGWQFKQARLSNWYPATVPGVVHTDLINNKIIEDPFFRLNERGMQWIDKEDWIYQTSFQLTPEMMERQNIDLVFKGLDTYADVYLNEKKILETNNMFREWKTDIKAELKPGENILKIYFHSPIKVDVPKWDALPYHYEASNDQSENGGLFDKKVSVFARKAGYHYGWDWGPRLVTSGIWRPVYIEAWDNARLSDVFIRQQEVSKSRASIVGEIEVQSDKEIDQATLTVTDATSGRVMAGKTVSLHKGNNKISLPFIIRNPRLWWSNGLGEQHLYDFRTALTINNETSDIQSTKVGIRSLKIINRPDKDGKTFYVELNGVPVFAKGANYIPQDNFLPRVTPELYEKTILDAANVNMNMLRIWGGGIYENDLFYELCDRYGILVWQDFMFACSLYPAEGELLENIRQEAIDNVKRLRNHACIALWCGNNECNDAWFNWGWQKRYKAQNPEYEKKIWKQFTDQYYVTLPEVVKEYAPESFYWPSSPFAREDGGSDDHNGDRHYWDVWHGKKPIETYNKERSRFFSEYGFQSFPEFESVKRYAPCEEDWDIYSEVMMSHQRGGMHANQLIETYLLNEYRTPKNFEAFLYMNHVLQGDAIKTAIEAHRRDMPYCMGTLFWQHNDCWPVASWASRDYYGRWKAQHYFARKAYRDILVSPITDEDEVLNIQVVSDRLKSCNGTLQVEVMKLTGEKVSSFKRNIKIDANSSQTVFSVPLGEALKNTPKEDVFVHAVLLTDKGTNSYANNYFLVKQKEVNYPKTAITSSIESIEGGFELTLNSDNFARAVFITIGDVNSSFSDNYFDILPDGSVKVNVYTDLPQPAFEKQLKVISLSDEY, encoded by the coding sequence ATGAAAAAACCGAATTTGAACATGAAGCGAGCGTCACTACTGACCTCATCACTCTTGTGCAGCGCCCTGCTGATAGCCGTTCCTCTCCGGAAAGAGCTGAACGAAGGCTGGCAATTCAAACAGGCCCGGCTCAGTAACTGGTATCCCGCCACCGTTCCCGGAGTGGTGCACACCGACTTAATTAACAACAAAATCATCGAAGATCCCTTCTTCCGCCTCAACGAACGCGGCATGCAGTGGATAGACAAGGAAGACTGGATCTACCAGACCTCCTTTCAACTGACTCCCGAAATGATGGAGAGGCAGAACATCGACCTCGTATTCAAAGGACTCGACACTTATGCAGACGTATATCTGAACGAAAAGAAAATACTGGAAACCAACAACATGTTCCGTGAATGGAAAACAGACATAAAGGCGGAACTGAAACCCGGAGAAAATATCCTGAAAATCTATTTCCATTCTCCCATCAAGGTGGACGTCCCCAAATGGGATGCCCTGCCCTACCATTACGAAGCCAGCAACGACCAGTCCGAAAACGGTGGATTATTCGACAAGAAAGTCAGCGTGTTTGCCCGTAAAGCCGGTTATCATTACGGTTGGGACTGGGGACCTCGCTTAGTGACCTCCGGCATCTGGCGGCCTGTATACATTGAAGCATGGGATAATGCCCGGCTCAGCGATGTCTTCATCCGCCAACAGGAAGTCAGTAAAAGCCGTGCATCCATCGTGGGAGAAATAGAAGTTCAATCGGACAAGGAAATAGACCAGGCCACCCTCACGGTGACTGATGCCACTTCCGGCAGAGTAATGGCAGGCAAAACCGTTTCCCTCCACAAAGGAAACAATAAGATTTCCCTTCCGTTTATCATCCGGAATCCCCGATTGTGGTGGAGCAACGGACTGGGTGAACAGCATTTATATGACTTCCGTACCGCACTTACCATCAATAACGAAACATCCGACATTCAGAGCACAAAAGTGGGTATCCGCTCGCTGAAGATCATCAACCGCCCGGACAAGGATGGAAAGACGTTCTATGTGGAACTGAACGGAGTCCCCGTCTTTGCCAAAGGAGCCAACTACATTCCGCAAGACAACTTCCTGCCACGCGTCACACCGGAACTGTACGAAAAGACAATCCTTGACGCCGCCAATGTCAACATGAACATGCTTCGCATCTGGGGCGGCGGCATTTATGAGAATGACCTGTTCTATGAACTCTGCGACCGCTACGGCATCCTTGTCTGGCAAGATTTCATGTTTGCATGCAGCCTCTACCCCGCTGAAGGGGAATTGCTGGAGAATATCCGCCAGGAAGCCATCGACAATGTGAAACGACTGCGAAACCATGCCTGTATCGCCCTCTGGTGTGGAAACAACGAATGTAATGACGCCTGGTTCAACTGGGGCTGGCAGAAACGATACAAGGCGCAGAATCCGGAGTATGAAAAGAAGATCTGGAAACAGTTCACCGATCAGTATTATGTCACCCTTCCCGAAGTTGTGAAGGAATACGCACCCGAAAGTTTCTATTGGCCTTCTTCTCCTTTCGCCCGTGAAGACGGTGGCAGCGATGACCACAACGGCGACCGCCACTACTGGGATGTGTGGCATGGTAAAAAGCCCATCGAGACGTACAACAAAGAACGAAGCCGTTTTTTCAGCGAATATGGCTTCCAATCCTTCCCCGAATTTGAATCCGTGAAGCGCTACGCTCCCTGTGAAGAGGACTGGGATATCTATTCGGAAGTCATGATGTCCCATCAGCGCGGAGGCATGCACGCCAACCAACTGATTGAGACTTATCTGCTGAACGAATATCGCACACCCAAAAACTTCGAAGCCTTCCTCTACATGAACCACGTGCTGCAAGGAGATGCCATCAAAACAGCCATCGAGGCACACCGCCGGGATATGCCCTACTGTATGGGAACTCTCTTCTGGCAACACAACGACTGCTGGCCCGTGGCTTCCTGGGCAAGCCGCGACTACTACGGTCGCTGGAAAGCGCAGCATTACTTTGCCCGCAAGGCTTACCGTGATATTCTTGTTTCTCCCATAACCGACGAAGACGAAGTATTGAACATCCAGGTGGTTTCTGACCGCCTCAAATCCTGTAACGGCACGCTCCAGGTAGAAGTAATGAAACTGACAGGAGAGAAAGTGAGCAGTTTCAAACGAAATATAAAAATAGACGCCAACAGTAGCCAGACGGTATTCTCGGTTCCTTTGGGTGAAGCCTTAAAAAATACACCTAAAGAAGATGTATTCGTTCATGCCGTCCTGCTGACCGACAAAGGGACAAACAGTTATGCCAATAACTACTTCCTCGTGAAACAGAAAGAAGTGAACTATCCCAAAACCGCTATCACTTCGAGCATAGAGTCCATTGAAGGCGGTTTCGAACTGACTCTCAACAGCGACAACTTTGCCCGTGCCGTATTCATAACCATCGGCGATGTGAACAGTTCATTCAGCGACAATTACTTCGATATATTGCCCGACGGTTCTGTGAAAGTGAATGTCTATACCGATTTACCGCAGCCTGCATTTGAAAAACAATTAAAAGTTATTTCCCTGAGCGACGAATACTAA
- a CDS encoding sodium ion-translocating decarboxylase subunit beta has product MENIDFATLFQGFGTMMESGCLLASARVFLILLGLLLIYLGWKGVLEPMVMIPMGLGMVAINCGTLFMPDGTLGNLFLDPMLSDTDDLMNTMQIDFLQPVYTLTFSNGLIACFVFMGIGTLLDVGFLLQKPFVSLFLALCAELGTFLTIPVASALGLTLQESASVAMVGGADGPMVLFTSLALAKHLFVPITVVAYLYLGLTYGGYPYLVKLLVPKRLRAIKMTSKKAPKNYDAKVKLAFSAVLCAVLCFLFPVASPLFFSLFLGVAVRESGMKHIYDFVSGPLLYGSTFMLGVLLGVLCDAHLLLDPKILKLLVLGIVALLLSGIGGIMGGYIMYFIKKGNYNPVIGIAAVSCVPTTAKVAQKLVSKDNPDSFILGDALGANISGVITSAIITGIYITIIPYL; this is encoded by the coding sequence ATGGAAAATATAGATTTCGCGACCCTGTTCCAAGGTTTTGGAACGATGATGGAAAGTGGCTGCCTGCTCGCGTCAGCCCGTGTATTTTTAATCCTTTTAGGTTTGCTGCTTATATATCTGGGCTGGAAAGGAGTGCTCGAACCTATGGTAATGATTCCGATGGGACTGGGTATGGTCGCCATCAATTGCGGAACACTTTTCATGCCGGACGGCACATTGGGCAACCTCTTTCTCGACCCGATGCTTTCGGACACGGACGACCTGATGAATACGATGCAGATAGACTTTCTGCAACCTGTCTATACGCTCACCTTCAGCAACGGATTGATAGCTTGCTTTGTGTTTATGGGTATAGGCACATTGCTGGATGTAGGCTTTCTGTTGCAGAAACCTTTCGTCAGTCTTTTCCTGGCTCTATGCGCCGAACTGGGTACTTTCCTGACTATCCCCGTAGCTTCGGCTCTGGGACTGACCTTGCAGGAAAGTGCTTCCGTAGCCATGGTAGGCGGTGCAGACGGTCCTATGGTTCTGTTCACGTCACTGGCTCTTGCCAAACATTTGTTTGTGCCTATCACCGTAGTGGCTTACCTGTATCTCGGACTGACCTATGGTGGCTACCCGTATCTGGTGAAACTCCTGGTTCCGAAACGTCTGCGTGCCATCAAGATGACTTCAAAGAAAGCTCCCAAGAATTATGATGCCAAAGTGAAACTGGCATTCTCGGCTGTACTGTGTGCGGTGCTATGTTTCCTGTTCCCGGTAGCTTCACCGCTGTTCTTCTCCCTCTTCCTGGGAGTGGCTGTACGTGAATCGGGTATGAAGCATATCTATGATTTCGTCAGTGGTCCGCTGCTTTACGGTTCTACATTTATGCTGGGCGTATTGCTGGGTGTGCTTTGTGACGCGCACTTGTTACTCGATCCGAAAATTCTGAAACTGCTGGTATTGGGTATAGTGGCATTATTGCTTTCCGGTATCGGCGGCATCATGGGTGGATACATCATGTACTTTATCAAGAAGGGAAATTATAATCCGGTGATCGGAATTGCCGCCGTCAGTTGTGTACCCACTACCGCTAAAGTGGCTCAGAAGCTGGTGAGCAAAGATAATCCGGACTCGTTTATTCTGGGAGATGCCTTGGGAGCGAATATTTCCGGGGTTATCACTTCGGCTATTATTACGGGTATTTATATTACGATTATCCCATATCTCTAA
- a CDS encoding flotillin family protein gives MTQEMMIMAAILVAVILLTFIGILSRYRKCKSDEVLVVYGKTGGDKKSAKLYHGGAAFVWPIIQGYEFLSMKPMQIDCKLTGALSAQNIRVDVPTTITVAISTDAEVMQNAAERMLGLTIDDKQNLITDVVYGQMRLVIADMTIEELNSDRDKFLSKVKDNIDTELRKFGLYLMNINISDIRDAANYIVNLGKEAESKALNEAQANIEEQEKLGAIKIANQIKERETKVAETRKDQDIAIAETKKLQEISVANADKDRISQVAIANAEKESQVAKAEAEKNIKIEQANTEKESRIAELNSDMEIKQAEAGKKAAIGRNEAQKAVAQSDAELAVTRANADKQAGEAEARSEAAVQTAREIAQKEVEEAKARKVESSLKAEKIVPAEVAKQEAILQADAVAEKITREAEARAKATLAQAEAEARAIQMKLEAEAEGKKKSLLAEAEGFEAMVRAAESNPAIAIQYKMVDQWKEIAGEQVKAFEHMNLGNITVFDGGNGGTSNFLSSLVKTVAPSLGVLDKLPIGETVKGIIHPEGKEDKQETKNEEPKKDEKKK, from the coding sequence ATGACACAAGAAATGATGATTATGGCCGCCATACTCGTGGCGGTTATTTTGCTTACCTTCATTGGTATCCTTTCCCGTTACCGGAAATGTAAAAGTGACGAAGTACTGGTAGTATATGGTAAAACGGGCGGTGATAAGAAGTCTGCCAAGTTGTATCATGGTGGTGCCGCGTTTGTATGGCCGATTATTCAGGGGTACGAATTCCTGTCCATGAAGCCGATGCAGATAGACTGTAAACTAACCGGAGCTTTGTCAGCTCAAAATATCCGTGTGGATGTACCGACTACTATTACTGTAGCCATCAGTACCGATGCGGAGGTAATGCAAAATGCCGCTGAACGTATGTTGGGACTGACAATAGATGATAAACAGAATCTGATTACGGATGTTGTGTACGGTCAGATGCGTTTGGTTATTGCCGATATGACGATTGAAGAACTGAACTCCGACCGTGATAAGTTCCTTTCCAAAGTAAAGGATAACATCGATACGGAGCTCCGCAAGTTCGGTTTGTATCTGATGAATATTAATATCAGTGATATCCGTGATGCTGCCAATTATATTGTCAACTTGGGTAAGGAAGCTGAAAGTAAGGCGTTGAATGAGGCTCAGGCAAATATAGAAGAACAGGAGAAACTGGGTGCCATCAAGATTGCCAACCAAATAAAGGAGCGTGAAACGAAAGTTGCCGAAACACGCAAAGACCAGGATATCGCCATTGCCGAGACTAAGAAGTTGCAGGAGATCTCTGTGGCTAATGCGGATAAGGATAGAATCTCACAGGTAGCCATTGCCAATGCTGAAAAAGAATCACAGGTGGCAAAGGCGGAAGCCGAAAAGAATATCAAGATTGAACAGGCCAACACCGAGAAGGAAAGCCGCATCGCCGAACTGAACTCCGACATGGAAATCAAACAGGCAGAAGCCGGAAAGAAAGCTGCTATCGGACGAAATGAAGCTCAGAAAGCTGTGGCACAGTCTGATGCTGAACTGGCTGTGACCCGTGCCAATGCTGACAAACAGGCCGGTGAAGCTGAAGCACGTTCGGAAGCTGCCGTGCAGACTGCCCGTGAAATAGCACAGAAGGAAGTGGAAGAAGCTAAAGCACGCAAGGTGGAGTCTTCTTTGAAGGCAGAAAAGATTGTGCCTGCTGAGGTTGCAAAACAGGAAGCCATTCTTCAGGCTGATGCTGTTGCCGAAAAGATTACCCGTGAGGCGGAAGCTCGTGCAAAGGCTACTTTGGCGCAGGCTGAAGCTGAAGCAAGAGCTATCCAGATGAAACTGGAGGCCGAAGCTGAAGGTAAGAAGAAGTCATTGCTTGCCGAGGCTGAAGGCTTTGAGGCCATGGTACGTGCAGCGGAATCCAACCCGGCTATCGCCATCCAGTACAAGATGGTAGATCAGTGGAAGGAAATTGCCGGAGAACAGGTGAAGGCATTCGAACATATGAACTTAGGAAACATCACTGTATTCGACGGTGGAAACGGAGGTACGAGTAACTTTTTGAGTTCATTGGTGAAGACGGTTGCTCCAAGTCTGGGTGTACTGGATAAGTTGCCTATTGGTGAGACTGTGAAGGGTATCATCCATCCGGAAGGGAAGGAAGACAAGCAGGAAACCAAGAATGAAGAACCGAAGAAAGACGAAAAGAAGAAATAA
- a CDS encoding LytTR family DNA-binding domain-containing protein — translation MRAHPIIDYPYRWFPMLVLALVLAIIQATLSWRYAGADWLPAIIDGITTIGWLAVLAYLTWFVVGYVSILQTKVITVAAGILLWIAGSFMICDIMVRIAGIPYISFASTIPFRLLFGVPTWIAIILWYHLIVVKDPEAQEEEFIAPQAEEEKPEAQEEIIDRITVKDGSRIHIIKVDELLYIQACGDYATLVTPTGEYIKEQTMKYFEGHLPTNNFVRIHRSTIVNVTQISRVELFGKETYQVLLKNGTKLRVSLTGYRLLKERLGI, via the coding sequence ATGAGAGCACATCCAATCATAGATTACCCTTACCGTTGGTTTCCGATGCTTGTGCTGGCATTGGTGCTGGCAATCATCCAGGCGACTTTGTCGTGGAGATATGCTGGAGCTGACTGGCTGCCGGCCATCATAGACGGAATCACGACCATCGGATGGCTTGCAGTACTGGCATACCTGACCTGGTTTGTGGTGGGTTACGTATCCATACTCCAGACAAAGGTCATCACGGTCGCAGCAGGAATATTACTCTGGATTGCGGGCAGCTTCATGATTTGTGACATTATGGTAAGAATAGCGGGAATACCTTATATATCTTTTGCTTCTACCATACCTTTCCGCCTGTTGTTTGGCGTACCAACCTGGATCGCTATCATTTTGTGGTATCACCTGATAGTAGTGAAAGATCCCGAAGCACAGGAAGAAGAATTCATAGCACCGCAAGCAGAAGAAGAAAAGCCGGAAGCACAAGAGGAAATCATCGACCGCATTACGGTAAAGGACGGTTCACGTATACACATAATCAAAGTGGACGAACTACTCTATATCCAGGCATGCGGAGATTACGCAACCCTGGTTACCCCAACAGGCGAATACATCAAGGAACAAACCATGAAGTATTTCGAAGGGCATCTGCCGACAAACAATTTTGTACGTATCCACCGTTCCACTATTGTAAACGTGACACAAATATCCCGGGTTGAATTATTCGGGAAAGAGACTTATCAAGTGTTATTGAAGAACGGGACCAAACTGCGGGTCAGTCTGACGGGCTACCGTTTATTGAAAGAACGACTGGGAATATAA
- a CDS encoding LiaF transmembrane domain-containing protein — MEKKQNFPSHAGLSGKALIASLFIISGILLFARNVGWITYDLFSIVVSWNSLLIVLGIYTMTRRHYISGLILTLIGAYFLIGGLSWLPENSQTIVWPVALIVAGILFFVKARRRERWMKSHMNGHYRDWAKRGGGHMHMNMENNEQQCESENGYLRSDNAFGSVRHVVLDELFKGASIRASFGGTVIDLRHTHLAPGETYIDIDCTCSGIELYIPSDWNVLPQCNAFAGGCEDKRWQGANINKESTLIIRGNISFGGLEIKD, encoded by the coding sequence ATGGAAAAGAAACAAAACTTCCCGTCTCATGCAGGTTTATCAGGCAAGGCACTGATAGCTTCGCTCTTCATCATCTCCGGAATATTACTGTTTGCCCGTAACGTAGGGTGGATTACGTATGACTTATTCAGCATAGTGGTATCCTGGAATAGTCTTCTTATTGTATTAGGTATCTATACAATGACGCGCCGCCATTATATAAGCGGACTCATCCTTACACTGATAGGAGCCTACTTCCTGATCGGAGGATTATCATGGCTACCGGAGAATTCACAGACCATCGTCTGGCCTGTTGCACTGATTGTAGCGGGTATCCTGTTTTTTGTAAAGGCTCGCCGCAGAGAACGCTGGATGAAAAGCCACATGAACGGGCATTACCGGGATTGGGCCAAAAGAGGAGGCGGACACATGCACATGAATATGGAAAACAATGAGCAACAATGCGAATCGGAAAACGGTTATCTGCGTTCCGACAATGCTTTTGGCTCTGTACGCCACGTCGTTCTGGACGAATTGTTTAAAGGTGCCAGTATCCGGGCTTCATTCGGAGGAACAGTCATTGACCTGCGCCACACGCATCTTGCACCGGGAGAAACCTACATCGATATCGACTGTACCTGTAGTGGAATAGAACTGTACATTCCTTCGGACTGGAACGTTCTACCCCAATGCAATGCTTTTGCCGGCGGATGCGAGGATAAGCGTTGGCAGGGAGCGAATATTAATAAAGAAAGTACATTAATAATCCGCGGAAACATTTCCTTCGGCGGATTAGAAATTAAAGACTAA
- a CDS encoding DUF2752 domain-containing protein yields the protein MRRKGIWIVGIVLIGLIYFSFNPSKNAIFPKCPFFVLTGLKCPGCGSQRAIHSLLHLNYAEAFRHNALLVVSLPLIIILMYAELKREKSPHLYIRLHNTTFIWSYFVIVIAWWISRNIFQF from the coding sequence ATGAGAAGAAAAGGCATTTGGATAGTAGGCATTGTCCTGATCGGGTTGATATACTTTTCATTCAATCCTTCAAAAAATGCCATATTCCCCAAATGCCCATTTTTCGTTCTGACCGGATTGAAATGTCCTGGTTGCGGTTCACAAAGGGCAATACACAGCTTATTACATCTGAACTATGCAGAAGCATTCAGACATAATGCGCTATTAGTGGTATCACTACCACTTATCATAATTTTAATGTATGCAGAATTAAAAAGGGAAAAATCCCCCCATCTGTATATAAGGCTACATAACACTACATTTATATGGAGCTACTTCGTTATTGTCATTGCTTGGTGGATTAGCAGGAATATATTCCAATTCTAA
- a CDS encoding CD225/dispanin family protein: MNTNICPKTWMAESILVTIFCCLPFGIVGIINASKVSSLYAQGNYDEAQRASADAKKWTIIGLCVGFVGIITYLVVYGFAAFTLLNVQ, from the coding sequence ATGAATACAAACATCTGTCCGAAAACATGGATGGCCGAGTCCATTCTGGTTACTATTTTTTGTTGTTTGCCTTTTGGCATAGTAGGAATCATAAACGCATCTAAAGTCAGTTCCCTCTACGCACAGGGAAATTACGACGAAGCCCAAAGAGCTAGTGCTGACGCTAAAAAGTGGACTATCATTGGACTTTGCGTAGGATTTGTAGGTATTATCACTTATTTAGTTGTTTACGGCTTTGCAGCCTTTACGCTTTTGAATGTTCAATGA
- a CDS encoding DUF4491 family protein, with protein MEFLNEYHLSGLFIGICTFLIIGLFHPVVVKAEYYWGTKCWWIFLVLGIGGVVASLCVENILIASLLGVFAFSSFWTIKEVFEQEDRVKKGWFPKNPKRTYKF; from the coding sequence ATGGAATTCTTAAACGAATATCATCTTTCGGGACTGTTCATCGGCATTTGTACATTTCTTATCATCGGACTGTTTCATCCTGTGGTAGTGAAAGCCGAGTATTATTGGGGTACCAAGTGCTGGTGGATTTTTCTTGTATTGGGCATCGGTGGCGTTGTGGCCTCGCTTTGCGTGGAGAATATCCTGATTGCGTCCCTCTTAGGCGTATTTGCTTTCTCTTCGTTCTGGACCATCAAGGAGGTCTTTGAACAAGAAGACCGCGTAAAGAAAGGTTGGTTCCCCAAGAACCCCAAACGTACGTATAAGTTCTAA